In Gloeocapsa sp. PCC 73106, one DNA window encodes the following:
- the nusA gene encoding transcription termination factor NusA has protein sequence MSLVYLPGLQTMIEEISHSHNLPKSSVQDALREALLKGYERYRRAQNLERHLYNDEYFDNFEVELDTDEEGFRILSTKRIVEEVTDTDHHISLKEVQEVEKEAQLGDEVVLDVTPPQEEFGRMAAIQTKQVLLQKLRDQQRKLIQEEYQEIENTVLQAKVLRFERQSVIMSVSSGFGQPEVEAELPKREQLPNDNYRANSLFKVYLKKVRSGSHRGPQLIVSRADAGLVVYLFANEVPEIEEEIVRIVAVAREANPPSRYVGPRTKIAVDTLERDVDPVGACIGAKGSRIQAVVNELKGEKIDVIRWSPDPAIYISNALSPARVDKVTLINPDERQALALVAENHLSLAIGKEGQNVRLAARLTGWKIDIKDAQQYQSEAE, from the coding sequence ATGTCCTTAGTTTATTTACCAGGATTACAGACAATGATTGAAGAAATCAGTCATAGCCATAACTTACCCAAATCTTCTGTACAAGATGCTCTGCGAGAAGCTTTACTCAAAGGATACGAACGCTACCGTCGCGCTCAAAATCTTGAACGTCACCTGTACAATGATGAATATTTTGATAACTTTGAAGTAGAATTAGACACAGATGAAGAGGGTTTTCGGATTCTTTCTACTAAAAGGATAGTCGAAGAAGTGACCGATACCGATCACCATATCTCTCTCAAAGAAGTACAAGAAGTAGAAAAAGAAGCCCAACTCGGAGACGAAGTAGTTCTAGACGTAACTCCCCCTCAAGAAGAATTTGGGCGCATGGCAGCTATTCAAACCAAACAAGTACTTTTGCAAAAACTACGAGATCAACAACGAAAACTGATTCAAGAAGAATATCAAGAGATAGAAAATACGGTTTTACAAGCTAAAGTTCTTAGATTTGAACGCCAATCGGTGATTATGTCCGTCTCGAGCGGATTTGGACAACCAGAAGTAGAAGCCGAATTGCCCAAACGAGAGCAACTCCCCAATGATAACTACCGCGCTAACTCTCTATTTAAAGTCTATCTAAAAAAAGTACGCTCAGGCTCTCATCGTGGTCCCCAACTAATTGTTTCCCGAGCCGATGCTGGCTTAGTAGTATACTTATTCGCTAACGAAGTACCAGAGATCGAAGAAGAAATCGTACGCATTGTAGCAGTGGCTAGAGAAGCTAACCCACCCTCTCGCTACGTTGGTCCTCGTACTAAAATTGCCGTAGATACCCTAGAAAGAGACGTAGATCCAGTGGGTGCTTGTATTGGCGCCAAAGGTTCACGGATTCAAGCCGTAGTTAACGAACTAAAAGGAGAAAAAATAGACGTAATTCGCTGGTCTCCAGATCCGGCTATCTATATTTCCAACGCTTTGAGTCCAGCCAGAGTAGACAAAGTTACTCTAATTAATCCGGATGAACGTCAAGCTTTGGCGCTAGTCGCAGAAAATCACCTGAGTTTAGCGATTGGGAAAGAGGGTCAAAATGTACGTTTAGCGGCTCGTCTGACGGGTTGGAAGATTGACATCAAAGACGCTCAACAATATCAGTCAGAAGCAGAATGA
- the rimP gene encoding ribosome maturation factor RimP: protein MNHPLVPEIITLASPIAENLGLEVVGAVFQTNRRPPVLRVDIRNLTTDTGVDDCEKMSRALEAVLEVTPVIEGSYVLEISSPGISRSLTTEREFTVFKGFDVIIKTVPPYLEQKEWRGKLQGRDDQNLYLNQKGKSVSIPRELIAKVQLDDQA, encoded by the coding sequence ATGAATCACCCTTTAGTTCCCGAAATTATCACTTTGGCGAGTCCCATCGCTGAAAACCTTGGTTTAGAAGTCGTTGGGGCCGTTTTTCAAACGAATCGTAGGCCACCGGTGCTACGTGTAGACATACGAAATTTAACCACCGATACCGGTGTCGATGACTGTGAAAAAATGAGTCGAGCTTTAGAAGCAGTCCTAGAGGTTACCCCTGTTATTGAAGGTTCCTACGTTTTAGAAATTTCTAGTCCAGGGATTTCTCGCTCCCTAACCACAGAGAGAGAATTTACAGTTTTTAAAGGTTTCGACGTCATCATTAAAACTGTTCCTCCCTATCTAGAGCAGAAAGAATGGCGAGGTAAACTACAAGGACGCGATGACCAAAACCTGTATCTCAATCAAAAAGGTAAATCAGTCTCTATTCCCCGAGAACTGATCGCCAAAGTTCAATTAGATGATCAAGCATAA
- a CDS encoding 6-carboxytetrahydropterin synthase: protein MDCIINRRAQFSASHRYWLPELDEAENLRRFGAGSRFPGHGHNYVLYVTLGGQLNHYGMVENLSIVKRVIQREIIDQLDYGYLNQVWPEFQQTLPTTENIARVIWQRLAPLLSLVNIQLFEHPELWADYQGNAMEATLTVKTHFSAAHRLALNELSYEENCEIYGKCARPHGHGHNYHLEISVTGEIDSRTGMLVDLGELQQVIKDYIVEPFDHTFLNKDIAYFAQVVPTAENIAVYIAQTLQGPIAAIGAELDKVKLIESPNNSCEILCRKPSLISRDTQELAMTKG, encoded by the coding sequence ATGGACTGTATTATCAACCGTCGAGCTCAGTTTTCAGCAAGCCATCGCTATTGGTTGCCAGAACTCGATGAAGCCGAAAATCTGAGACGTTTTGGCGCTGGTAGTCGTTTTCCAGGACATGGACATAATTACGTTCTCTACGTTACTCTGGGAGGACAGCTAAATCATTACGGTATGGTGGAGAACTTGTCGATAGTCAAAAGAGTGATTCAAAGAGAAATTATAGATCAACTCGACTATGGCTATCTCAATCAGGTATGGCCAGAATTTCAACAAACTTTACCAACTACAGAAAATATAGCTAGAGTGATTTGGCAGAGATTAGCACCATTACTTTCTTTAGTCAATATTCAACTGTTTGAACATCCAGAACTTTGGGCAGATTATCAAGGAAATGCTATGGAAGCAACTTTAACTGTTAAAACTCATTTTAGCGCCGCTCATCGTCTTGCTCTCAATGAACTCAGTTATGAGGAAAATTGCGAGATTTATGGCAAATGCGCCCGTCCCCATGGTCACGGACACAACTATCATTTGGAGATATCGGTAACGGGAGAGATTGATTCCCGTACGGGTATGTTGGTGGACTTGGGAGAATTACAACAAGTTATCAAAGATTACATTGTTGAGCCTTTTGATCATACCTTTCTCAACAAAGATATTGCTTATTTTGCCCAGGTGGTTCCCACAGCAGAAAATATTGCTGTTTATATCGCGCAAACTTTGCAAGGACCGATCGCAGCGATTGGGGCTGAGCTAGACAAAGTAAAATTGATCGAAAGTCCTAATAATTCTTGCGAGATCCTTTGTCGTAAGCCTAGTTTAATTAGTAGAGATACTCAAGAATTAGCGATGACTAAGGGGTAA
- the infB gene encoding translation initiation factor IF-2, whose protein sequence is MNHEKVRIYDLSKELDIDNKEVLEICAQLNIVVKSHSSTITESQAEQIRAKAERISQVKQSEVEQSWETITSKNKPEILAVHHKQHQDDFNPDMSPSNTVNTKPELTLTPAARPPKPQLTPTDPSTTDSSQQISTDHMLESSQLLQPPVRPEKPKPQVKPLAKKPSPKQEKNPDVPVKSKREIEKVKAPETEISISETLPTEEKAKVKVKVRPKAKSEQEPEKNQEEGSVRLPRLIRPQLPKPAKPKSTEGLDPGLDLESELGIEGAEKETDSDEAILLEKPKRNKQIKLTKPEKAKKWEEEEEEDNKAKAAKLAPKNKRRSVVIEEDEEDLDALLEAAGSSTVMNLAIARPPKPKSENPVSVTKPSQIAKLKKTGEKTEKRVENKETKVVEELPAEIELSGSLTVRSLAELLKISETEIIKNLFAKGIAVNITQTLELETATQVAQDLGVKVTSATVEAAATKTTEMLDISDLEKLVRRPPVVTIMGHVDHGKTTLLDSIRKTKVAQGEAGGITQHIGAYHVDVEHNGKNQQVVFLDTPGHEAFTAMRARGTKVTDIAVLVVAADDGVQPQTREAISHAKAAGVPLVVAINKVDKIEANPDRIKQELMELSLVPEEWGGETIMVPVSALKGENLDTLLEMILLVAEVEELSANPDRLAKGTIIEAHLDRAKGPVATLLVQNGTLKVGDIILAGSVFGRIRAMIDDRGAKVERATPSFAVEILGLNQVPAAGDEFEVFFSEKEARLMAEARGDEQRQTRLQQNLSSRRVSLTTFSEQAREGQLKELNLILKADVQGSVEAILGALQQLPQNEVQLRILLSSAGEVTETDVDLAAASGAVIIGFNTTLASGARSAADQESVDIREYNIIYKLLDDIQGAMEGLLDPEEIEEYLGTAEVRAVFTVGRGSVAGCYIQSGKVIRNRLLRVRRQEQVVFQGSVDSLKRMKEDVKEVNAGYECGIGSNKFNEWQERDVIEVYQMVMKRRTLSTN, encoded by the coding sequence ATGAACCACGAAAAAGTAAGAATTTACGATTTATCAAAAGAATTGGACATAGATAACAAAGAAGTTTTAGAAATTTGTGCGCAGCTAAATATTGTTGTAAAAAGCCACAGTAGCACGATAACAGAATCTCAAGCTGAGCAGATTAGAGCCAAAGCAGAACGGATATCTCAAGTTAAGCAATCCGAAGTAGAGCAGTCTTGGGAAACGATAACTAGCAAAAACAAGCCGGAAATACTAGCAGTTCACCATAAACAGCACCAGGATGATTTTAACCCAGATATGTCACCCTCTAATACAGTAAACACGAAACCAGAGTTAACTCTGACACCAGCAGCACGCCCGCCAAAACCTCAGTTAACCCCAACTGACCCGAGTACCACTGATTCCTCACAACAAATATCTACGGACCACATGTTAGAATCGAGCCAACTACTTCAGCCTCCAGTTAGACCAGAAAAACCAAAACCTCAAGTCAAACCCCTCGCTAAAAAACCTAGTCCTAAACAAGAAAAAAACCCCGATGTACCAGTTAAAAGTAAACGGGAAATAGAAAAGGTAAAAGCACCAGAAACAGAAATAAGTATTTCAGAAACTTTACCGACAGAAGAAAAAGCCAAAGTTAAAGTTAAAGTTAGACCCAAAGCCAAATCAGAACAAGAACCGGAGAAAAATCAAGAAGAAGGTTCTGTCCGCTTACCCAGACTGATTAGACCTCAACTTCCCAAACCGGCAAAACCTAAATCAACAGAAGGATTAGATCCAGGACTAGATCTAGAGTCAGAATTGGGCATAGAAGGGGCAGAAAAAGAAACCGATTCAGATGAAGCAATTCTTCTAGAAAAACCCAAAAGAAATAAACAGATTAAGTTAACTAAACCGGAAAAAGCGAAAAAATGGGAAGAAGAGGAAGAAGAAGATAATAAGGCAAAAGCAGCAAAACTAGCACCGAAAAATAAACGGCGCTCGGTGGTGATCGAAGAAGATGAAGAAGACTTAGATGCACTGTTAGAAGCAGCTGGGTCCTCCACAGTCATGAACTTGGCGATCGCTCGCCCTCCCAAACCCAAATCAGAAAACCCCGTTTCAGTCACAAAACCTTCTCAGATCGCTAAACTCAAAAAAACCGGCGAAAAAACCGAAAAAAGAGTTGAAAACAAAGAAACAAAAGTAGTAGAAGAACTTCCTGCAGAAATAGAGCTTTCCGGCAGCCTAACCGTAAGAAGCTTAGCCGAATTGCTTAAAATTTCAGAAACGGAAATTATCAAAAACCTATTTGCCAAAGGAATAGCAGTAAATATCACACAAACCCTAGAACTCGAAACAGCTACACAAGTAGCACAAGATCTAGGAGTAAAGGTTACAAGTGCCACGGTAGAAGCAGCAGCAACTAAAACTACCGAAATGCTAGACATATCAGATCTAGAGAAATTGGTACGTCGCCCTCCTGTAGTAACGATTATGGGTCACGTAGACCACGGTAAAACAACCCTCCTCGACTCCATTCGTAAAACCAAAGTCGCCCAAGGAGAAGCAGGCGGAATTACCCAACACATCGGCGCCTATCACGTAGACGTAGAGCACAATGGTAAAAACCAGCAAGTAGTATTTTTAGATACACCTGGTCACGAAGCCTTCACCGCTATGCGCGCACGAGGCACAAAGGTCACCGATATTGCCGTTTTGGTAGTAGCCGCAGACGATGGCGTACAACCCCAAACCAGAGAAGCGATTAGTCACGCTAAAGCCGCGGGAGTACCCCTAGTAGTAGCAATTAACAAAGTAGACAAAATAGAAGCCAACCCCGATCGCATCAAACAAGAACTGATGGAGCTCTCTTTAGTACCAGAAGAATGGGGCGGTGAAACGATCATGGTACCGGTGAGTGCCCTCAAAGGAGAAAATCTCGATACCCTTCTAGAAATGATTCTACTGGTGGCTGAAGTAGAAGAACTCTCCGCTAATCCCGATCGCCTGGCAAAAGGCACCATCATCGAAGCTCATCTCGATCGCGCCAAAGGACCAGTAGCCACTCTCCTAGTGCAAAATGGAACGCTCAAAGTCGGAGATATTATCCTCGCAGGTTCAGTCTTCGGACGCATACGCGCCATGATCGACGACCGCGGCGCCAAAGTAGAAAGAGCTACCCCATCTTTTGCCGTAGAAATCCTCGGACTTAACCAAGTACCAGCGGCAGGAGACGAGTTCGAAGTATTCTTCAGCGAAAAAGAAGCCCGTCTCATGGCCGAAGCAAGGGGCGACGAACAACGTCAAACACGCCTACAACAAAATCTCTCCTCTCGCCGTGTCAGCCTCACCACCTTCTCAGAACAAGCCAGAGAAGGACAACTCAAGGAACTAAACCTGATTCTCAAAGCAGACGTACAAGGATCAGTAGAAGCAATCCTAGGCGCACTCCAACAACTACCGCAAAACGAAGTCCAACTACGCATTCTCTTGTCCTCAGCGGGTGAAGTTACCGAAACTGATGTGGATTTAGCCGCAGCCAGTGGAGCCGTAATCATCGGTTTTAACACCACCTTGGCTAGTGGAGCTAGAAGCGCAGCCGACCAAGAAAGTGTAGACATTCGCGAATACAACATCATCTACAAACTACTAGATGACATCCAGGGCGCCATGGAAGGATTACTCGACCCCGAAGAAATAGAAGAATATCTCGGCACAGCAGAAGTGCGCGCGGTCTTCACCGTGGGACGCGGCTCTGTCGCCGGTTGTTATATTCAATCGGGTAAAGTAATTCGTAATCGCTTACTACGCGTACGTCGCCAAGAACAAGTAGTCTTCCAAGGCTCTGTCGATTCCCTAAAACGCATGAAAGAAGACGTTAAAGAAGTTAACGCCGGCTATGAATGTGGTATAGGCTCGAACAAATTTAACGAGTGGCAAGAAAGAGATGTGATCGAAGTTTATCAAATGGTGATGAAACGTCGAACTTTAAGCACCAATTAA
- a CDS encoding CAAD domain-containing protein, whose protein sequence is MESNPPEQEPKLKDMEQVGSGTTPVQTAPGKLAPGNSTSLNLNTIKDQPWQEWVDMVFDVLAKIPVYVGNFFSDYRQPLVTLLLIASGAVTVYITLAVLDAIDDIPLLSPILKLLGLGYSAWFVYRYLWKAENRQELWQEFEAFKSQIVGRDS, encoded by the coding sequence ATGGAATCTAACCCTCCCGAACAAGAACCAAAGCTAAAAGACATGGAACAGGTAGGCTCTGGTACAACACCAGTACAAACGGCACCTGGTAAACTTGCTCCCGGCAATAGCACCAGTCTCAATCTTAATACTATCAAAGATCAACCTTGGCAGGAATGGGTGGATATGGTTTTCGACGTTTTGGCTAAGATTCCTGTATACGTAGGTAACTTTTTCTCTGATTATAGACAACCGTTGGTTACGTTGCTGTTGATTGCTTCTGGCGCTGTGACAGTTTACATCACCCTAGCTGTTTTAGATGCGATCGACGACATTCCCTTGTTATCTCCCATTTTAAAGTTACTGGGGCTAGGGTATTCGGCGTGGTTTGTCTATCGTTATCTGTGGAAAGCAGAAAACCGTCAAGAGTTATGGCAAGAATTTGAAGCCTTTAAATCGCAAATCGTTGGCAGAGATTCTTGA
- a CDS encoding YlxR family protein — protein sequence MKTNYRRCLSCRCVGPKESFWRIVRVYPSTEVQLDQGQGRSAYLCPQEDCLRIAQQKNRLGKALKIYVSEEIYQKLWTRLSYYS from the coding sequence ATGAAGACTAATTATCGACGCTGTTTAAGTTGTCGCTGCGTAGGACCTAAAGAATCCTTCTGGCGAATTGTGCGAGTCTATCCCTCAACAGAGGTACAATTAGATCAAGGTCAGGGACGTTCTGCCTATCTCTGTCCTCAAGAAGACTGCTTGCGGATAGCGCAACAAAAAAATCGCCTGGGAAAAGCCCTTAAAATTTATGTATCAGAGGAAATTTATCAAAAATTGTGGACACGTCTTAGCTATTACAGTTAA